The genomic DNA GCGTGCTCGCCGTGGCGCGGAGCGGGCGACGGCTCTCGCTGGCACGGGCCATGGGCGCCGATGCGGCAGCCACCACCGAGACGGGGCCGCCGGTGCGGGCGGCGCGCGAGCTGTCCGGGCGTGAGGGTGTGGATCTGGTGATCGAGACCGCCGGCACGCCGGAGGCCGTCGAGCAGGCGGTGGAGCTGGCGCGACCCGGCGGGCGCGTGGTGCTCACGGGTCTCCCGCACGAGCCCTCGTCGGTGCACTTCTTCTGGGTGGTGCGTCGCGAGCTGCGCCTGATCGGGTCCATGATCTACCAGGACGAGTTCCCCGAGGCCATCGGACTCCTGGCCTCAGGCGCCGTCCAGACAGGGCGCCTCCTCACCCACCGCTTCCCGCTCGAGGCCATCCAGGAGGCCTTCGCTGCCCACCGATCCCCTGACGCCATCAAGGTCGCGGTGCTCCCCGGGCCGAAGGAGGTTTGACGGCCTCTTCGCGGCGCTCACGACCGTGAGCCAGGGAACGGCCTATCTCCTGACGCTGTCCGCCTACGTGGAGGCGGTGAAGCAGGTGGAGATCTTCTTCGCCATGGGCATCGGGGTGCTGGTCTTCGGCGAGCGCCAGCGAGTCCGGGAGATCGCGCCGGGCGCGCTCGTGATGCTCGCCGGGATGGTCGTGCTTTCCCTGGCCGCCTGACGGCGGCCGCGGCCGGCCGCGCTTGTTGACAGGGGGCGTCCTGAGCCCGTAGCGTAGGTGGCACCGGAGCGGGCGTTCCACCCGCGAGGAGCCCAGATGACAAGAGCTTCCGCTGCGCTGCTGGTGCTCCTCGCCGTCGCCCTCGGCCCGAGCCCGGCGGCTGCCCAGAAGGAGCGCGCCGAGCGCCCCAGCTACGCTGTCGGGGACAAGTGGCTCCGCAGCGACGGCGCCTTCGACCTCATCCGGATCGAGGGTGATGTCTACATATTCGCCTCCGACCGCGGGCGCGAGGTGCATCTCAGCCGGGACCTGGCGCTGACGAAGGTCGTCAGCCGCGGCAGCGTGGACTTCGAGCTCGACCCGGCGCCGAAGATCTCCTGGCCCCTCGAGGTGGGCAAGGAAGGCTACGCCTCGGCGCTGCTGCGCACGGGGCGCAATCCGGTCGGCGCCCAGGTCCGCGTGTTCTGGCGGGTCGAGGCCTACGAGCCAGTCAAGACTCCCGCGGGCACCGTCACGGCGTTCAGGATCTTGATGTCGCTGGCCGGCACCTTCGGGGGGCCCGCGGCCGGCCGGGAGTGGGGGACGATCCACAGCTGGTACGCGCCTGACCCCGGGCAGATCGTCGCGATGAGATCGCCTCCGGGCCCTTTGCCGAGCTTCCGCGTCGTCGCCTTCGACCGTCCGGCCATGCCGGCGCCGCTGGCGGTGGCCCTGGCCGACCCGAAGGACCAGATCAGGGTGGCGGCCGAGGAGGTCGTGGTCTCGGGCAAGGTGACCTCGGGCAAGGGCGTGTCGGCCGTCAGCGTGTCCCTCAACGGCACCGACCTCTCGCGCCAGGAGGAGAAGGGGGCGCCCCCGAAGGAGCTGGCGCTCCGGATCCCCGTCAGGCTCAGGGAGGGCAAGAACGTCCTCGTGGTGACCGCCGTGGAGGCGGGCGGCACGACGAAGCAGGAAGCACGGACCCTCTTCTATGACAGGCCGGGGTTGCCGCCGCCGGCCGCGACGACTCCGGCGCCGCCCGCCGCGGCCGCGCCCATGCCTCCCGTGCCGGGTGCGGTGGTATCGGCGCCGCCCCCGCCCCGGGGCGGCCGGCCGCGTCCCGCGGCTCCCCCCCCCGCCCCCGCGGCGTCCGTTCCCCCGCTCCAGCTCCTCGTCTCCTCCCCGGGCGATCAGGCGCGGGTGGAGCGACAGAGCGTGGCGCTCGCGGCGCTGGCGTCGGGCGGGAAGGGGATCAGCCGGGTGCTGGTCACGCTGAACGGACAGGAGGTGTCGCGCCAGGAGCCGCCCAGCCCCCAGCCCTCGCTGGCAGTGAACCTGGCTCTCACCCTCCGGGAAGGTCCGAACACACTGGTGGTCACGGCCATCGAGCCGGACGGCCAGGCGCATCAGGAGGTGCGCACGGTCCAGTACGACAAGGTGGTCCCGCTCACGGTGGACGTCCGCTACCCGACGGACCAGGGGCGTGTCACGGAGCCGTCCAGCCTCGTGGCGGCCACGGTGGCCTCGAGCCGCGGCGTGGCGAAGGCCAGTGTCCTCCTGAACGGCGTGGAGGTGCACCAGCAGAGCGAGCGGGCGACGCCGAGATCCGTGGCCCTGGCGGTGCCCGTGACTCTCCGCGAGGGGACCAATGTCGTGGTGGTGCGCGCCGCCGAGGCCGACGGCACGGTACGCCAGGAGATCAGGACGATCGTCTACGACAAGCCGAAGGTGGCCGCGGCCGCACCCGCGCCGCCTCCGGCTCCGGCGAAGTCCCTGCCCGATCGCTGGGCGGTCGTGATCGGGGTGGGGCGGTACGACAGCCCCGACGTGACGCCGCTGCAGTACGCGGTTCCGGACGCCGAGGCGCTCTACCAGGTGCTGATCGGGCCGGGCGGGTTCAAGAAGGAGCACGTGCTGCTCCTCACCGACAACACGGAGCGCAAGCCCACGCTCAGGAACATCAAGTGGGCGCTCGGCACCTTCCTGACGCGCTCGGCGAAGAAGGACGACACCGTGATGATCTTCTTCGCGGGGCACGGGGCGCCGGAGGTCGACCCGCGAGGCCTCGAGCGCGACGGGCTGGCGAAGTACCTGGCCCCGTCGGATGTGGAGCCGGACGACCTCTACTCCACGGCCCTGCCCATGGACGAGATGCAGACCGTGTTCCAGCGCATCGAGGCGGAGCGGATGGTGGTGTTCCTGGACGCCTGTTACAGTGGGGCCGCGGGCGGGCGCACCTTCGCCTCGAAGAAGACGCGCGCCACCCACGTGGACGACCTCTTCCTGGAGCGGCTGACACGCTCCAGGGGACGGGCCATCGTCACCGCCTCGCGCCCCACCGAGGTGTCGCTGGAGGTGCCGGAGCTGGGGCACGGGCTCTTCACGTACTACCTGGTCCGGGGGCTCCAGGGGGCGGCCGACTTCAACCGGGACGGCATCGTCTCCTTGCAGGAGATCTATGAGTATGTGGAGCAGCAGGTGAGCCAGAAGTCGCGGGCCCTGGGAGGCAACCAGCACCCGGTGATGAAGGGCGAGATGGAGGGCGCGCTGCCCCTGGTGAAGGTCGGCGGGCGATGAGCCGGGCGCGCCAGGTGTCGCTTCTCGCGCTTCTGACCGTGGGCCTGCTGGCGTCGCCGTCTTCTGCCCCCGCCCAGAAGCCGCGCGCCGAGCGCCCGACCTATGCGCTCGGCGAGAAGTGGGTCCGCAGCGACGGCCTCTTCGAGCTCGTCCGGATCGACCGCGATCTCTACATCTTCGCCCAGGGCCCCACCCGCCAGGTGCATCTCACTCGTGATCTCGGAATCGCGCACCTGGAGAACGGCCCGTACTACCTCACCATCGATCCCCCCTTCAACCTGCGCTGGCCGCTGGAGGTGGGGAAGTTCGGCATCAGCGACGTCCGGTGGAGGTGGGATGCGAATCCGTCGGGGTTGCCGGCGAAGCTGACCTGGAGCGTCGAGGCCGTCGAGGAGGTCCAGGTCCGCGCGGGACGGTTCCAGGCCTTCCGGATCCAGCTCCAGGTCGAGTACTCGGCGAGCACGACCCACTACCATCAACTCTGGTACGCTCCCGATGTCCGCCAGTTCGTCAAGTCGGAGTGGATGGTCAGTGCGCCGGCGGCCCGCTTCGAGGTCGTCTCCGTCGAGCAGCCGCAGCCTCCCCTGGCCGTTGTGCTCGCTCGCCCCGTCGACGGCGCCGTCGTCGCCGCGCCCG from Candidatus Rokuibacteriota bacterium includes the following:
- a CDS encoding caspase family protein: MTRASAALLVLLAVALGPSPAAAQKERAERPSYAVGDKWLRSDGAFDLIRIEGDVYIFASDRGREVHLSRDLALTKVVSRGSVDFELDPAPKISWPLEVGKEGYASALLRTGRNPVGAQVRVFWRVEAYEPVKTPAGTVTAFRILMSLAGTFGGPAAGREWGTIHSWYAPDPGQIVAMRSPPGPLPSFRVVAFDRPAMPAPLAVALADPKDQIRVAAEEVVVSGKVTSGKGVSAVSVSLNGTDLSRQEEKGAPPKELALRIPVRLREGKNVLVVTAVEAGGTTKQEARTLFYDRPGLPPPAATTPAPPAAAAPMPPVPGAVVSAPPPPRGGRPRPAAPPPAPAASVPPLQLLVSSPGDQARVERQSVALAALASGGKGISRVLVTLNGQEVSRQEPPSPQPSLAVNLALTLREGPNTLVVTAIEPDGQAHQEVRTVQYDKVVPLTVDVRYPTDQGRVTEPSSLVAATVASSRGVAKASVLLNGVEVHQQSERATPRSVALAVPVTLREGTNVVVVRAAEADGTVRQEIRTIVYDKPKVAAAAPAPPPAPAKSLPDRWAVVIGVGRYDSPDVTPLQYAVPDAEALYQVLIGPGGFKKEHVLLLTDNTERKPTLRNIKWALGTFLTRSAKKDDTVMIFFAGHGAPEVDPRGLERDGLAKYLAPSDVEPDDLYSTALPMDEMQTVFQRIEAERMVVFLDACYSGAAGGRTFASKKTRATHVDDLFLERLTRSRGRAIVTASRPTEVSLEVPELGHGLFTYYLVRGLQGAADFNRDGIVSLQEIYEYVEQQVSQKSRALGGNQHPVMKGEMEGALPLVKVGGR